From a single Drosophila sulfurigaster albostrigata strain 15112-1811.04 chromosome 3, ASM2355843v2, whole genome shotgun sequence genomic region:
- the LOC133842573 gene encoding uncharacterized protein LOC133842573, with translation MRSALFVLALCVAAVATASADAIHERKIRAAEGYFYPPPDVPFELPTKRTTLPPTTRAPTTRPPPTYLPPTNKPQPPVTTRRTTLPPPPPTTRRPTPPPTRATPPPTRATRPPTPPPTYLPPTNKPQPPVTTTRRPTPPPTTRATTRATPRTTPAPTYLPPTNKPQPPVIITTRRPAPPPTTRATTRATTRATTRAPPRTTPAPTYLPPTNKPQPPVIITTRRPTPPPTRATPPPTRATPPPTRATRPPTPPPTYLPPTNKPQPPVIITTRPPPPPTTRATTRAPPRTTPRPTSTPAPTYLPPTNKPQPPVTTRRTTVPPPPPTTRRPTPPPTRATPPPTRATRPPTPPPTYLPPTNKPQPPVTTTRRPTPPPTTRATTRATPRTTPAPTYLPPTNKPQPPVIITTRRPTPPPTRATPPPTRATPPPTRATRPPTPPPTYLPPTNKPQPPVTTTRRPPPPPTTRATTRAPPRTTPAPPRPTSTPAPTYLPPTNKPQPPVIITTRRPTPPPTRATPPPTRATPPPTRATRPPTPPPTYLPPTNKPQPPVTTTRRPPPPPTTRATPRTTRATTPAPTYLPPTNKPQPPVVITTRRPTPPPTRATPPPTRATPPPTRATRPPTPPPTYLPPTNKPQPPVTTTRRPAPPPTYTTARPTFRTTPAPTYLPPTNKPQPPVVITTRRPPPPPPTTRRPLPPPPPTTQRPVPTYLPPTNKPQPPVTRATTTTRRPTAPPTTRRPPPPPPTTQRPVPTYLPPTNKPQPPVTRATTTTRRPTPPPTTRATVPTTRRTTPYVPPPTRATVPPQTTKHQGYQYPRPSIPFDF, from the exons ATG AGAAGTGCACTTTTTGTCTTAGCGCTTTGCGTTGCGGCAGTTGCCACCGCATCCGCTGATGCCATCCATGAG CGGAAGATTCGTGCGGCCGAGGGATACTTCTACCCCCCTCCAGATGTACCATTTGAGTTGCCTACCAAGCGCACCACACTGCCGCCAACGACCAGGGCGCCAACAACCAGGCCGCCACCTACCTACTTGCCGCCCACCAACAAGCCACAGCCACCTGTGACGACACGCAGAACGACTctgccaccaccaccaccaacgACTCGTCGCCCAACTCCACCACCGACCAGGGCTACGCCACCACCAACGAGGGCAACTCGTCCACCCACTCCACCACCAACTTACTTGCCCCCTACCAACAAACCTCAGCCACCAGTGACCACGACTCGTCGTCCAACTCCACCACCCACAACTAGGGCTACCACCAGGGCTACTCCTCGCACCACTCCGGCGCCAACTTACTTGCCACCCACCAACAAGCCTCAGCCACCAGTGATCATCACGACTCGTCGCCCAGCGCCACCACCAACGACCAGGGCTACCACCAGGGCTACAACTCGGGCAACTACCAGGGCTCCACCACGTACTACTCCTGCTCCAACTTATCTGCCTCCTACCAACAAGCCCCAGCCACCAGTAATCATCACGACTCGTCGTCCAACTCCACCACCAACTAGGGCTACTCCACCACCAACCAGGGCTACACCTCCACCAACCAGGGCTACTCGTCCACCAACTCCACCACCAACCTACTTGCCCCCTACCAACAAGCCTCAGCCACCAGTCATCATTACTACTCGTCCACCTCCACCACCAACAACCAGAGCTACTACCAGGGCTCCACCACGTACGACTCCCCGTCCAACGAGCACTCCAGCTCCAACCTACTTGCCACCTACCAACAAGCCACAGCCTCCTGTGACCACACGTAGAACGACGgtgccaccaccaccaccaacgACTCGTCGCCCAACTCCACCACCAACCAGGGCTACCCCACCACCAACCAGGGCTACTCGTCCACCAACCCCACCACCAACTTACTTGCCCCCTACCAACAAGCCTCAGCCACCAGTGACCACGACTCGTCGTCCAACTCCACCACCAACAACCAGGGCTACCACTAGGGCTACTCCACGCACCACACCTGCTCCAACTTATCTGCCACCCACCAACAAGCCCCAGCCACCAGTGATCATCACTACTCGTCGTCCAACTCCACCACCGACCAGGGCTACTCCACCACCAACCAGGGCTACACCTCCACCAACCAGGGCTACTCGTCCACCAACACCACCACCAACCTACTTGCCCCCTACCAACAAGCCTCAGCCACCAGTGACCACGACTCGTCGTCCTCCACCACCACCCACAACCAGGGCTACCACCAGGGCTCCACCACGTACTACTCCCGCTCCTCCTCGCCCGACCAGCACACCCGCCCCCACTTACCTGCCACCCACCAACAAGCCCCAGCCACCAGTGATCATCACTACTCGTCGTCCAACTCCTCCACCAACCAGGGCTACCCCACCACCAACTAGGGCTACACCACCACCAACCAGGGCCACTCGTCCTCCCACTCCACCACCAACCTACTTGCCCCCTACCAACAAGCCTCAGCCACCAGTGACCACGACTCGTCGTCCTCCACCACCACCCACAACCAGGGCTACTCCTCGCACCACTCGTGCCACCACCCCTGCTCCAACTTATCTGCCACCCACCAACAAGCCCCAGCCACCAGTGGTCATCACTACTCGTCGCCCAACTCCTCCACCAACCAGGGCTACTCCACCACCAACTAGGGCTACCCCACCACCAACCAGGGCTACTCGTCCACCCACTCCACCACCAACTTATCTGCCTCCCACAAACAAGCCACAACCCCCAGTAACAACCACCCGCAGACCAGCACCACCACCAACTTACACGACTGCTCGTCCCACTTTCCGCACCACCCCGGCTCCTACTTACTTGCCACCCACCAACAAGCCCCAGCCACCAGTGGTCATCACGACTCGTCGTCCCCCACCACCCCCACCAACCACTCGTCGTCCTctgccaccaccaccaccaacgACTCAGCGTCCAGTTCCCACTTACTTGCCCCCTACAAACAAGCCACAGCCCCCAGTGACTCGTGCCACAACCACGACTCGTCGCCCAACAGCACCACCAACCACTCGTCGTCCTcctccaccaccaccaacgACTCAGCGTCCAGTCCCCACTTATCTGCCACCCACAAATAAGCCACAGCCCCCAGTGACTCGTGCCACAACCACGACTCGTCGTCCAACGCCACCACCCACTACTCGTGCCACGGTGCCAACCACTCGTAGGACCACTCCTTACGTACCACCACCAACCAGGGCTACCGTGCCACCACAAACGACCAAACATCAGGGCTACCAATACCCCAGGCCCAGCATTCCCTTTGACTTCTAA
- the LOC133843528 gene encoding sodium- and chloride-dependent neutral and basic amino acid transporter B(0+) isoform X1 — protein sequence MSSNLESRSSDEQLSSLPRSVKPTATPTYKHISGGMATLPRPDTSDTGNARTCVYIGGPTGVTNAATLDRRQPQRMSWLNMRRAKADAEMPAVTPSPQTTRSCISTVSSVVESGGGRTTATSGRISSSGIVTLSGSNNTLTDIQGDYHEHHPHHHHHHDMHDGVSKNYSSVSVSASASASAHSAHNITTASNAKLLPAAEDESNQQTKCSVFRGLVLCICLNVSYANVVRFPRELDRYGSAYLLPYMVLLFLVGLPMLLLEISVGQFLGQGAAHTWRASPIFKGACIISRFASWVSAIWVSLQAVLALAYIGMFASNTIPFRECVGNLKLQMTGYSLTNNSGQECLEQTFLTPFWRNPLYFGLLAAGLIGLWIIVMLCTHNGKILRRSLFVYGLAGLALLCILTGWEVRNSFSRHYFPQLWKYDSSLLAESNIWFNALTQVLYSVNCGFGAMPMLTGKFLYKGDAARTSVVYLCFNLLINAIAVTLFMVQFDFSANGYTIMDELKPLTAIYDRVLYGSQTEGELLRHLVPSLIYALIILSALVSITVAVYTSTRLVPRRPNYVICLIALVVAVMSFAAPKFLIARVLDSRMVGTLAITALVFELIAITWIYGAKNIYTDLEFSIGRPIFRGWMWMWCSCPAILTGILVWWCADDDTDDLLAGYLPRWAPILFALAVILIIACVQIFRQVEYNFFGMICEASKPAKEWGPADPLARHSWKQWRSVCQDTGRRDFTLRRRGTRDYTHSIKKGQYSSAQKFGANGQVAHPHQTHWKSSTPGNSSPNYSGSMFGDSAIEEDISVDKFPGITQQQYVPFQASDGKPLRYSQRARQTAQPQTLTRLPPGPTTVEKHREVVYIRRLSDGGSGTHATRIEISPSNESITYGNGKANGNAAMSRNPLGRSTGCLAPAPALHAAGNHIKRSASSVVNVNTHKLPPPTSAAAGDHICWRKFNVNPEEYSTEL from the exons ATGAGCAGCAATCTGGAGAGCCGCAGCAGCGACGAGCAGCTAAGCAGTTTGCCCAGAAGTGTCAAACCCACGGCCACGCCCACCTATAAACACATATCCGGCGGCATGGCGACACTGCCACGCCCCGATACCTCCGATACAGGGAACGCACGAACTTGCGTCTACATTGGAGGCCCCACCGGAGTGACCAATGCGGCCACCTTGGATAGAAGGCAACCACAGCGGATGTCCTGGCTGAATATGCGACGGGCCAAGGCCGATGCTGAGATGCCAGCGGTGACGCCATCGCCACAGACAACGCGCAGCTGCATCTCGACGGTGTCGAGTGTGGTGGAGAGCGGCGGCGGACGGACGACGGCCACCTCGGGACGCATTAGCTCCAGTGGCATCGTGACGCtgagtggcagcaacaacacgctGACGGACATACAGGGCGACTATCATGAGCATCAtccccatcatcatcatcatcatgacaTGCACGATGGCGTCTCGAAGAACTATtcctccgtctctgtctctgcgtCAGCTTCGGCGTCCGCACATTCTGCACACAATATCACAACGGCCAGCAATGCGAAGTTGCTGCCCGCTGCGGAGGATGAGTCAAATCAACAG ACAAAATGCTCGGTGTTTCGCGGCCTTGTGCTCTGCATTTGCCTGAACGTCAGCTATGCCAATGTGGTGCGATTCCCACGTGAACTGGACAGGTATGGATCGGCTTACCTGCTGCCGTATATGGTTCTGCTGTTTCTAGTCGGTCTGCCCATGCTGCTGCTCGAGATATCTGTCGGCCAGTTTCTGGGCCAAGGGGCGGCGCACACCTGGCGCGCCTCGCCCATATTCAAAG gCGCCTGCATAATCAGCCGCTTTGCATCGTGGGTGTCGGCCATCTGGGTGTCGCTGCAGGCAGTGTTGGCCCTGGCCTATATTGGGATGTTTGCCTCGAACACAATTCCGTTTCGCGAGTGTGTGGGCAATCTGAAACTGCAAATG ACGGGCTACTCGTTGACCAACAACAGTGGACAGGAGTGCTTGGAGCAGACGTTTCTGACTCCCTTTTGGCGTAATCCGCTCTACTTTGGCCTGCTGGCAGCTGGTCTCATTGGCCTCTGGATAATCGTCATGTTGTG CACACACAATGGCAAGATTCTGCGGCGCAGTCTCTTTGTCTATGGCTTGGCTGGCTTGGCGTTGCTCTGCATCCTCACCGGCTGGGAGGTGCGCAACTCATTCTCTCGCCACTACTTTCCACAGCTGTGGAAATACGATAGCAGCCTGCTCGCCGAAAGCAACATCTGGTTCAATGCCCTGACCCAGGTGCTGTACTCGGTGAACTGCGGCTTTGGCGCCATGCCAATGCTGACGGGCAAGTTCCTCTACAAGGGCGACGCAGCACGCACCTCAGTGGTGTATCTGTGCTTCAATCTGCTGATCAATGCTATTGCCGTCACACTGTTCATGGTGCAGTTTGATTTCTCCGCCAATGGCTATACGATTATGGATGAACTGAAGCCCTTAACTGCCATCTACGATCGTGTTTTGTACGGTTCGCAGACGGAGGGAGAACTCTTGCGTCATTTGGTACCTTCGCTCATCTATGCATTGATCATACTCTCTGCGCTCGTCTCCATCACCGTGGCTGTCTACACCTCCACACGCCTTGTGCCTCGTCGGCCCAACTATGTCATCTGCCTGATAGCTTTGGTTGTGGCTGTCATGTCCTTTGCAGCGCCAAAGTTCCTCATTGCGCGTGTGCTCGACTCGCGAATGGTGGGCACCTTGGCCATCACGGCTCTTGTGTTTGAGCTGATTGCCATCACTTGGATCTACGGCGCCAAGAACATCTACACGGATCTGGAGTTTTCCATTGGAAGGCCCATTTTCCGTGgctggatgtggatgtggtgCAGCTGTCCCGCCATCCTCACGGGGATACTTGTCTGGTGGTGTGCGGATGACGATACGGATGATCTGCTGGCTGGCTACTTGCCACGCTGGGCACCAATACTCTTTGCATTGGCTGTGATACTCATCATCGCTTGTGTGCAGATCTTCCGGCAGGTGGAGTACAATTTCTTTGGCATGATCTGCGAGGCCTCGAAGCCGGCCAAGGAATGGGGACCAGCTGATCCGTTGGCACGTCACTCCTGGAAGCAATGGCGTTCAGTTTGTCAGGATACAGGACGACGTGACTTTACGCTGCGTCGTCGTGGAACACGTGACTACACGCACTCCATCAAGAAGGGACAGTATTCGAGTGCACAGAAGTTTGGCGCCAATGGACAGGTGGCGCATCCGCATCAGACACATTGGAAATCGTCTACGCCGGGCAACAGTTCACCCAACTACAGCGGGTCGATGTTTGGCGACTCGGCTATTGAGGAGGACATCAGCGTGGACAAGTTTCCGGGCATCACGCAGCAGCAGTATGTGCCATTCCAGGCCAGCGATGGCAAGCCGCTTCGGTACTCGCAGCGTGCCCGCCAGACGGCCCAACCGCAAACGCTGACCCGCCTGCCGCCGGGGCCAACGACTGTGGAGAAGCATCGCGAGGTGGTGTACATCAGACGCCTCTCGGATGGCGGCAGTGGCACACATGCCACACGTATCGAGATTTCGCCTTCCAATGAGTCCATTACCTACGGTAATGGCAAGGCGAATGGCAATGCGGCCATGTCACGCAATCCCTTGGGTCGCTCTACGGGCTGCTTGGCTCCAGCGCCAGCGTTGCATGCGGCTGGCAATCACATTAAACGTTCGGCCAGCTCGGTGGTCAATGTGAACACGCATAAGCTACCTCCGCCCACGTCTGCGGCTGCGGGCGATCACATCTGCTGGCGCAAGTTCAACGTCAATCCGGAGGAGTATTCGACGGAGTTGTAA
- the LOC133843528 gene encoding sodium- and chloride-dependent neutral and basic amino acid transporter B(0+) isoform X2, with amino-acid sequence MQENDKFFCTYKQYKICPKMEIPTTKYLADYLYVVHEDVPFRYYRKTKCSVFRGLVLCICLNVSYANVVRFPRELDRYGSAYLLPYMVLLFLVGLPMLLLEISVGQFLGQGAAHTWRASPIFKGACIISRFASWVSAIWVSLQAVLALAYIGMFASNTIPFRECVGNLKLQMTGYSLTNNSGQECLEQTFLTPFWRNPLYFGLLAAGLIGLWIIVMLCTHNGKILRRSLFVYGLAGLALLCILTGWEVRNSFSRHYFPQLWKYDSSLLAESNIWFNALTQVLYSVNCGFGAMPMLTGKFLYKGDAARTSVVYLCFNLLINAIAVTLFMVQFDFSANGYTIMDELKPLTAIYDRVLYGSQTEGELLRHLVPSLIYALIILSALVSITVAVYTSTRLVPRRPNYVICLIALVVAVMSFAAPKFLIARVLDSRMVGTLAITALVFELIAITWIYGAKNIYTDLEFSIGRPIFRGWMWMWCSCPAILTGILVWWCADDDTDDLLAGYLPRWAPILFALAVILIIACVQIFRQVEYNFFGMICEASKPAKEWGPADPLARHSWKQWRSVCQDTGRRDFTLRRRGTRDYTHSIKKGQYSSAQKFGANGQVAHPHQTHWKSSTPGNSSPNYSGSMFGDSAIEEDISVDKFPGITQQQYVPFQASDGKPLRYSQRARQTAQPQTLTRLPPGPTTVEKHREVVYIRRLSDGGSGTHATRIEISPSNESITYGNGKANGNAAMSRNPLGRSTGCLAPAPALHAAGNHIKRSASSVVNVNTHKLPPPTSAAAGDHICWRKFNVNPEEYSTEL; translated from the exons ATGCAAGAAAATGACAAATTCTTTTGTACCtacaaacaatataaaatcTGTCCAAAGATGGAAATACCAACCACAAAATATCTAGCCGATTATCTATACGTTGTGCATGAGGATGTGCCCTTCCGATATTATCGCAAA ACAAAATGCTCGGTGTTTCGCGGCCTTGTGCTCTGCATTTGCCTGAACGTCAGCTATGCCAATGTGGTGCGATTCCCACGTGAACTGGACAGGTATGGATCGGCTTACCTGCTGCCGTATATGGTTCTGCTGTTTCTAGTCGGTCTGCCCATGCTGCTGCTCGAGATATCTGTCGGCCAGTTTCTGGGCCAAGGGGCGGCGCACACCTGGCGCGCCTCGCCCATATTCAAAG gCGCCTGCATAATCAGCCGCTTTGCATCGTGGGTGTCGGCCATCTGGGTGTCGCTGCAGGCAGTGTTGGCCCTGGCCTATATTGGGATGTTTGCCTCGAACACAATTCCGTTTCGCGAGTGTGTGGGCAATCTGAAACTGCAAATG ACGGGCTACTCGTTGACCAACAACAGTGGACAGGAGTGCTTGGAGCAGACGTTTCTGACTCCCTTTTGGCGTAATCCGCTCTACTTTGGCCTGCTGGCAGCTGGTCTCATTGGCCTCTGGATAATCGTCATGTTGTG CACACACAATGGCAAGATTCTGCGGCGCAGTCTCTTTGTCTATGGCTTGGCTGGCTTGGCGTTGCTCTGCATCCTCACCGGCTGGGAGGTGCGCAACTCATTCTCTCGCCACTACTTTCCACAGCTGTGGAAATACGATAGCAGCCTGCTCGCCGAAAGCAACATCTGGTTCAATGCCCTGACCCAGGTGCTGTACTCGGTGAACTGCGGCTTTGGCGCCATGCCAATGCTGACGGGCAAGTTCCTCTACAAGGGCGACGCAGCACGCACCTCAGTGGTGTATCTGTGCTTCAATCTGCTGATCAATGCTATTGCCGTCACACTGTTCATGGTGCAGTTTGATTTCTCCGCCAATGGCTATACGATTATGGATGAACTGAAGCCCTTAACTGCCATCTACGATCGTGTTTTGTACGGTTCGCAGACGGAGGGAGAACTCTTGCGTCATTTGGTACCTTCGCTCATCTATGCATTGATCATACTCTCTGCGCTCGTCTCCATCACCGTGGCTGTCTACACCTCCACACGCCTTGTGCCTCGTCGGCCCAACTATGTCATCTGCCTGATAGCTTTGGTTGTGGCTGTCATGTCCTTTGCAGCGCCAAAGTTCCTCATTGCGCGTGTGCTCGACTCGCGAATGGTGGGCACCTTGGCCATCACGGCTCTTGTGTTTGAGCTGATTGCCATCACTTGGATCTACGGCGCCAAGAACATCTACACGGATCTGGAGTTTTCCATTGGAAGGCCCATTTTCCGTGgctggatgtggatgtggtgCAGCTGTCCCGCCATCCTCACGGGGATACTTGTCTGGTGGTGTGCGGATGACGATACGGATGATCTGCTGGCTGGCTACTTGCCACGCTGGGCACCAATACTCTTTGCATTGGCTGTGATACTCATCATCGCTTGTGTGCAGATCTTCCGGCAGGTGGAGTACAATTTCTTTGGCATGATCTGCGAGGCCTCGAAGCCGGCCAAGGAATGGGGACCAGCTGATCCGTTGGCACGTCACTCCTGGAAGCAATGGCGTTCAGTTTGTCAGGATACAGGACGACGTGACTTTACGCTGCGTCGTCGTGGAACACGTGACTACACGCACTCCATCAAGAAGGGACAGTATTCGAGTGCACAGAAGTTTGGCGCCAATGGACAGGTGGCGCATCCGCATCAGACACATTGGAAATCGTCTACGCCGGGCAACAGTTCACCCAACTACAGCGGGTCGATGTTTGGCGACTCGGCTATTGAGGAGGACATCAGCGTGGACAAGTTTCCGGGCATCACGCAGCAGCAGTATGTGCCATTCCAGGCCAGCGATGGCAAGCCGCTTCGGTACTCGCAGCGTGCCCGCCAGACGGCCCAACCGCAAACGCTGACCCGCCTGCCGCCGGGGCCAACGACTGTGGAGAAGCATCGCGAGGTGGTGTACATCAGACGCCTCTCGGATGGCGGCAGTGGCACACATGCCACACGTATCGAGATTTCGCCTTCCAATGAGTCCATTACCTACGGTAATGGCAAGGCGAATGGCAATGCGGCCATGTCACGCAATCCCTTGGGTCGCTCTACGGGCTGCTTGGCTCCAGCGCCAGCGTTGCATGCGGCTGGCAATCACATTAAACGTTCGGCCAGCTCGGTGGTCAATGTGAACACGCATAAGCTACCTCCGCCCACGTCTGCGGCTGCGGGCGATCACATCTGCTGGCGCAAGTTCAACGTCAATCCGGAGGAGTATTCGACGGAGTTGTAA